The Neodiprion fabricii isolate iyNeoFabr1 chromosome 4, iyNeoFabr1.1, whole genome shotgun sequence genome window below encodes:
- the LOC124181573 gene encoding DNA-binding protein RFX2 isoform X4, with the protein MKTDTSLQKRGAGGGDSVAAERVEGVITMTTTGAQYALATSAGAGGGGDGTSGVGVDSKSGVVVVTTSSSSGSGSAAQTQSTRGQQLITVVTSPDPSSPNSLQVQPIQLLVQDSLETAADSSNGSSGTSAHVTAQVVVNTTHSGQHTLVDTDAASTGAGTIVSGSPHYITVTGTGDSPSYASLTTAVVSGDAEAVGSESVSHPTYVQYVEGDTSTYIPTNGQMTYPVYAVGEAGAMYTPASSQYYTPASTPVTYTQVTGQGSNATTGQLLSQGNGTYLIQQSVVDGDPTTHALISATAARASPQTENAQEICSQEAVVSGGGGTYLISGNAGGTAVSVEEAAAAAANITHATRVSQATVSHIDSPFVQWLLENYETADGVSLPRSTLYNHYLRHCSDNKLDPVNAASFGKLIRSVFLGLRTRRLGTRGNSKYHYYGIRVKPSSPLIMLNEDGTSRQQQSSNAQAKRFKFVNQKQESAYDGNTHANTNIASNTSPPQYHQYLGEASGAIPEFPEIDVCHGSTLPDDCTLEDIDTFRSIYREHCEAFLDAVLTFEFATVESLWREFWRSQDNNNGDECEEEKYLSKTKLYQMCKCSAVQDFIRRVDYTFYQNLVEVLMPDVLRPIPSSLTQSIRNFAKGLESWLTSAMHDCPEEMMQIKLTAVSAFAQTLRRYTSLNHLAQAARAVLQNSSQINQMLADLNRVDFHNVQEQASWVCQCDYAVVQRLEADFKVTLQQQNSLEQWAVWLKGVVTQVLKPYEGKPTFAKAARQFLLKWSFYSSMVIRDLTLRSAASFGSFHLIRLLYDEYMFYLIEHQVAVATGTTPIAVMGDKNQSCSLINAFAATSNGGVPITYVDVDMATLQVKQIHRAPSNQSA; encoded by the exons ATACATCCCTTCAGAAGCGAGGAGCCGGAGGTGGTGATTCGGTGGCTGCGGAGAGAGTGGAGGGTGTAATCACCATGACTACGACAGGAGCCCAGTATGCTCTTGCTACGTCCGCTGGGGCTGGTGGTGGCGGGGACGGTACGAGCGGGGTGGGAGTAGATTCTAAGTCTGGTGTAGTCGTTGTAACCACCTCAAGCTCCAGTGGCAGTGGGAGCGCGGCTCAGACTCAATCGACTAGGGGTCAGCAACTCATCACTGTAGTCACAAGTCCAGATCCTTCTAGTCCTAACAGCCTCCAAGTGCAACCTATCCAG TTGTTGGTTCAGGACTCACTTGAAACAGCTGCAGATTCGTCAAACGGTTCATCAGGCACTTCAGCCCATGTTACTGCGCAAGTTGTAGTGAATACTACGCACTCTGGTCAGCACACTCTCGTTGATACAGACGCTGCTTCTACTGGAGCTGGGACAATTGTCAGTGGATCACCACATTACATAACTGTAACAG GCACCGGTGACTCACCATCCTACGCGTCCCTTACAACGGCTGTAG TGTCTGGAGACGCCGAGGCAGTGGGTTCCGAATCTGTATCACACCCAACATATGTCCAGTATGTCGAGGGGGATACTTCAACATATATACCGACCAATGGACAGAT GACATATCCGGTGTATGCTGTTGGTGAGGCAGGGGCCATGTACACTCCTGCTTCCAGCCAATATTATACACCAGCATCGACACCAGTTACGTATACGCAG GTTACAGGACAAGGGTCAAATGCCACGACCGGACAGCTTCTATCTCAAGGCAATGGTACATATTTGATACAACAGAGCGTCGTAGATGGTGATCCTACAACACATGCACTTATATCTGCCACTGCGGCCCGAGCTAGTCCACAAACAGAAAATGCT CAGGAAATTTGCTCTCAG GAGGCAGTGGTTAGCGGGGGTGGAGGGACATACCTGATCAGCGGGAATGCAGGTGGCACAGCAGTGAGCGTGGAAgaggctgctgctgctgcggccAACATCACGCATGCCACTAGAGTCTCCCAGGCCACCGTAAGCCATATCGACTCGCCATTT GTACAATGGTTATTGGAAAATTACGAAACAGCAGATGGGGTGTCTCTTCCAAGATCGACACTTTATAATCACTACTTACGTCATTGTTCAGACAACAAATTGGATCCTGTGAATGCAGCaagttttggaaaattaattcgCTCTGTATTTTTGGGACTACGTACTAGACGTTTGGGTACTCG GGGTAACTCCAAATACCATTACTATGGTATTCGCGTCAAACCAAGTTCACCATTGATAATGCTGAATGAAGATGGAACATCTCGTCAACAGCAATCGTCAAATGCTCAAGCCAAACGATTCAAATTTGTTAATCAAAAGCAAGAATCCGCATATGACGGCAATACTCACGCCAACACAAACATTGCTTCCAATACATCTCCTCCACAGTATCATCAATATTTAGGTGAAGCAAGTGGTGCTATTCCAGAATTTCCTGAAATTGATGTCTGTCACGGCTCAACTTTACCTGATGATTGTACATTAGAAGATATTGACACATTCCGCAGTATATATAGAGAACATTGCGAGGCTTTCTTAGATGCAGTTTTGACTTTTGAATTTGCCACAGTTGAGAGTTTGTGGCGAGAGTTTTGGCGCAGTCAAGATAACAATAATGGTGACGAATGTGAGGAAGAAAAGTACCTGTCCAA gACTAAACTGTATCAAATGTGTAAGTGCTCAGCAGTCCAGGATTTCATCAGAAGGGTTGATTATACATTTTACCAAAATCTTGTTGAAGTACTTATGCCAGATGTTCTGCGACCCATTCCCA GTTCTCTTACCCAGTCGATTAGAAACTTTGCTAAAGGTCTTGAATCTTGGTTGACTTCGGCTATGCATGATTGTCCTGAAGAGATGATGCAGATCAAG cTTACAGCTGTATCAGCATTTGCACAAACCTTGCGACGATACACATCGCTCAATCATTTAGCTCAAGCTGCCCGTGCTGTACTACAGAATTCTAGTCAAATTAATCAAATGCTGGCTGATTTGAATCGCGTTGACTTTCACAATGTTCAGGAACAG GCTTCATGGGTATGCCAGTGTGATTACGCAGTTGTACAACGATTGGAAGCTGATTTCAAAGTTACACTACAGCAACAAAATTCATTGGAGCAATGGGCAGTATGGCTGAAAGGCGTTGTTACGCAAGTACTTAAACCCTATGAAGGAAAGCCGACCTTCGCTAAAGCTGCTCGTCAATTTTTACTAAAATGGTCCTTCTATAG CTCAATGGTCATAAGAGATCTTACACTAAGAAGTGCTGCTAGTTTCGGTTCATTTCACCTGATTCGGCTTCTATACGATGAATACATGTTCTACTTGATTGAACACCAAGTAGCAGTTGCTACTGGCACAACACCTATAGCAGTAATGGGTGAT AAAAATCAAAGCTGTTCACTAATCAATGCATTTGCAGCAACATCGAATGGAG GTGTCCCTATTACGTATGTAGACGTGGACATGGCAACGCTGCAGGTCAAACag ATACATCGAGCACCATCCAATCAAAGCGCATAA
- the LOC124181573 gene encoding DNA-binding protein RFX2 isoform X1, with translation MKTVSAEKQREFLVRRWSTVLMKRESPVVALGHGCLDTSLQKRGAGGGDSVAAERVEGVITMTTTGAQYALATSAGAGGGGDGTSGVGVDSKSGVVVVTTSSSSGSGSAAQTQSTRGQQLITVVTSPDPSSPNSLQVQPIQLLVQDSLETAADSSNGSSGTSAHVTAQVVVNTTHSGQHTLVDTDAASTGAGTIVSGSPHYITVTVSGDAEAVGSESVSHPTYVQYVEGDTSTYIPTNGQMTYPVYAVGEAGAMYTPASSQYYTPASTPVTYTQVTGQGSNATTGQLLSQGNGTYLIQQSVVDGDPTTHALISATAARASPQTENAQEICSQEAVVSGGGGTYLISGNAGGTAVSVEEAAAAAANITHATRVSQATVSHIDSPFVQWLLENYETADGVSLPRSTLYNHYLRHCSDNKLDPVNAASFGKLIRSVFLGLRTRRLGTRGNSKYHYYGIRVKPSSPLIMLNEDGTSRQQQSSNAQAKRFKFVNQKQESAYDGNTHANTNIASNTSPPQYHQYLGEASGAIPEFPEIDVCHGSTLPDDCTLEDIDTFRSIYREHCEAFLDAVLTFEFATVESLWREFWRSQDNNNGDECEEEKYLSKTKLYQMCKCSAVQDFIRRVDYTFYQNLVEVLMPDVLRPIPSSLTQSIRNFAKGLESWLTSAMHDCPEEMMQIKLTAVSAFAQTLRRYTSLNHLAQAARAVLQNSSQINQMLADLNRVDFHNVQEQASWVCQCDYAVVQRLEADFKVTLQQQNSLEQWAVWLKGVVTQVLKPYEGKPTFAKAARQFLLKWSFYSSMVIRDLTLRSAASFGSFHLIRLLYDEYMFYLIEHQVAVATGTTPIAVMGDKNQSCSLINAFAATSNGGVPITYVDVDMATLQVKQIHRAPSNQSA, from the exons ATACATCCCTTCAGAAGCGAGGAGCCGGAGGTGGTGATTCGGTGGCTGCGGAGAGAGTGGAGGGTGTAATCACCATGACTACGACAGGAGCCCAGTATGCTCTTGCTACGTCCGCTGGGGCTGGTGGTGGCGGGGACGGTACGAGCGGGGTGGGAGTAGATTCTAAGTCTGGTGTAGTCGTTGTAACCACCTCAAGCTCCAGTGGCAGTGGGAGCGCGGCTCAGACTCAATCGACTAGGGGTCAGCAACTCATCACTGTAGTCACAAGTCCAGATCCTTCTAGTCCTAACAGCCTCCAAGTGCAACCTATCCAG TTGTTGGTTCAGGACTCACTTGAAACAGCTGCAGATTCGTCAAACGGTTCATCAGGCACTTCAGCCCATGTTACTGCGCAAGTTGTAGTGAATACTACGCACTCTGGTCAGCACACTCTCGTTGATACAGACGCTGCTTCTACTGGAGCTGGGACAATTGTCAGTGGATCACCACATTACATAACTGTAACAG TGTCTGGAGACGCCGAGGCAGTGGGTTCCGAATCTGTATCACACCCAACATATGTCCAGTATGTCGAGGGGGATACTTCAACATATATACCGACCAATGGACAGAT GACATATCCGGTGTATGCTGTTGGTGAGGCAGGGGCCATGTACACTCCTGCTTCCAGCCAATATTATACACCAGCATCGACACCAGTTACGTATACGCAG GTTACAGGACAAGGGTCAAATGCCACGACCGGACAGCTTCTATCTCAAGGCAATGGTACATATTTGATACAACAGAGCGTCGTAGATGGTGATCCTACAACACATGCACTTATATCTGCCACTGCGGCCCGAGCTAGTCCACAAACAGAAAATGCT CAGGAAATTTGCTCTCAG GAGGCAGTGGTTAGCGGGGGTGGAGGGACATACCTGATCAGCGGGAATGCAGGTGGCACAGCAGTGAGCGTGGAAgaggctgctgctgctgcggccAACATCACGCATGCCACTAGAGTCTCCCAGGCCACCGTAAGCCATATCGACTCGCCATTT GTACAATGGTTATTGGAAAATTACGAAACAGCAGATGGGGTGTCTCTTCCAAGATCGACACTTTATAATCACTACTTACGTCATTGTTCAGACAACAAATTGGATCCTGTGAATGCAGCaagttttggaaaattaattcgCTCTGTATTTTTGGGACTACGTACTAGACGTTTGGGTACTCG GGGTAACTCCAAATACCATTACTATGGTATTCGCGTCAAACCAAGTTCACCATTGATAATGCTGAATGAAGATGGAACATCTCGTCAACAGCAATCGTCAAATGCTCAAGCCAAACGATTCAAATTTGTTAATCAAAAGCAAGAATCCGCATATGACGGCAATACTCACGCCAACACAAACATTGCTTCCAATACATCTCCTCCACAGTATCATCAATATTTAGGTGAAGCAAGTGGTGCTATTCCAGAATTTCCTGAAATTGATGTCTGTCACGGCTCAACTTTACCTGATGATTGTACATTAGAAGATATTGACACATTCCGCAGTATATATAGAGAACATTGCGAGGCTTTCTTAGATGCAGTTTTGACTTTTGAATTTGCCACAGTTGAGAGTTTGTGGCGAGAGTTTTGGCGCAGTCAAGATAACAATAATGGTGACGAATGTGAGGAAGAAAAGTACCTGTCCAA gACTAAACTGTATCAAATGTGTAAGTGCTCAGCAGTCCAGGATTTCATCAGAAGGGTTGATTATACATTTTACCAAAATCTTGTTGAAGTACTTATGCCAGATGTTCTGCGACCCATTCCCA GTTCTCTTACCCAGTCGATTAGAAACTTTGCTAAAGGTCTTGAATCTTGGTTGACTTCGGCTATGCATGATTGTCCTGAAGAGATGATGCAGATCAAG cTTACAGCTGTATCAGCATTTGCACAAACCTTGCGACGATACACATCGCTCAATCATTTAGCTCAAGCTGCCCGTGCTGTACTACAGAATTCTAGTCAAATTAATCAAATGCTGGCTGATTTGAATCGCGTTGACTTTCACAATGTTCAGGAACAG GCTTCATGGGTATGCCAGTGTGATTACGCAGTTGTACAACGATTGGAAGCTGATTTCAAAGTTACACTACAGCAACAAAATTCATTGGAGCAATGGGCAGTATGGCTGAAAGGCGTTGTTACGCAAGTACTTAAACCCTATGAAGGAAAGCCGACCTTCGCTAAAGCTGCTCGTCAATTTTTACTAAAATGGTCCTTCTATAG CTCAATGGTCATAAGAGATCTTACACTAAGAAGTGCTGCTAGTTTCGGTTCATTTCACCTGATTCGGCTTCTATACGATGAATACATGTTCTACTTGATTGAACACCAAGTAGCAGTTGCTACTGGCACAACACCTATAGCAGTAATGGGTGAT AAAAATCAAAGCTGTTCACTAATCAATGCATTTGCAGCAACATCGAATGGAG GTGTCCCTATTACGTATGTAGACGTGGACATGGCAACGCTGCAGGTCAAACag ATACATCGAGCACCATCCAATCAAAGCGCATAA
- the LOC124181573 gene encoding DNA-binding protein RFX2 isoform X2, producing the protein MKTVSAEKQREFLVRRWSTVLMKRESPVVALGHGCLDTSLQKRGAGGGDSVAAERVEGVITMTTTGAQYALATSAGAGGGGDGTSGVGVDSKSGVVVVTTSSSSGSGSAAQTQSTRGQQLITVVTSPDPSSPNSLQVQPIQLLVQDSLETAADSSNGSSGTSAHVTAQVVVNTTHSGQHTLVDTDAASTGAGTIVSGSPHYITVTGTGDSPSYASLTTAVVSGDAEAVGSESVSHPTYVQYVEGDTSTYIPTNGQMTYPVYAVGEAGAMYTPASSQYYTPASTPVTYTQVTGQGSNATTGQLLSQGNGTYLIQQSVVDGDPTTHALISATAARASPQTENAEAVVSGGGGTYLISGNAGGTAVSVEEAAAAAANITHATRVSQATVQWLLENYETADGVSLPRSTLYNHYLRHCSDNKLDPVNAASFGKLIRSVFLGLRTRRLGTRGNSKYHYYGIRVKPSSPLIMLNEDGTSRQQQSSNAQAKRFKFVNQKQESAYDGNTHANTNIASNTSPPQYHQYLGEASGAIPEFPEIDVCHGSTLPDDCTLEDIDTFRSIYREHCEAFLDAVLTFEFATVESLWREFWRSQDNNNGDECEEEKYLSKTKLYQMCKCSAVQDFIRRVDYTFYQNLVEVLMPDVLRPIPSSLTQSIRNFAKGLESWLTSAMHDCPEEMMQIKLTAVSAFAQTLRRYTSLNHLAQAARAVLQNSSQINQMLADLNRVDFHNVQEQASWVCQCDYAVVQRLEADFKVTLQQQNSLEQWAVWLKGVVTQVLKPYEGKPTFAKAARQFLLKWSFYSSMVIRDLTLRSAASFGSFHLIRLLYDEYMFYLIEHQVAVATGTTPIAVMGDKNQSCSLINAFAATSNGDTSSTIQSKRIKLS; encoded by the exons ATACATCCCTTCAGAAGCGAGGAGCCGGAGGTGGTGATTCGGTGGCTGCGGAGAGAGTGGAGGGTGTAATCACCATGACTACGACAGGAGCCCAGTATGCTCTTGCTACGTCCGCTGGGGCTGGTGGTGGCGGGGACGGTACGAGCGGGGTGGGAGTAGATTCTAAGTCTGGTGTAGTCGTTGTAACCACCTCAAGCTCCAGTGGCAGTGGGAGCGCGGCTCAGACTCAATCGACTAGGGGTCAGCAACTCATCACTGTAGTCACAAGTCCAGATCCTTCTAGTCCTAACAGCCTCCAAGTGCAACCTATCCAG TTGTTGGTTCAGGACTCACTTGAAACAGCTGCAGATTCGTCAAACGGTTCATCAGGCACTTCAGCCCATGTTACTGCGCAAGTTGTAGTGAATACTACGCACTCTGGTCAGCACACTCTCGTTGATACAGACGCTGCTTCTACTGGAGCTGGGACAATTGTCAGTGGATCACCACATTACATAACTGTAACAG GCACCGGTGACTCACCATCCTACGCGTCCCTTACAACGGCTGTAG TGTCTGGAGACGCCGAGGCAGTGGGTTCCGAATCTGTATCACACCCAACATATGTCCAGTATGTCGAGGGGGATACTTCAACATATATACCGACCAATGGACAGAT GACATATCCGGTGTATGCTGTTGGTGAGGCAGGGGCCATGTACACTCCTGCTTCCAGCCAATATTATACACCAGCATCGACACCAGTTACGTATACGCAG GTTACAGGACAAGGGTCAAATGCCACGACCGGACAGCTTCTATCTCAAGGCAATGGTACATATTTGATACAACAGAGCGTCGTAGATGGTGATCCTACAACACATGCACTTATATCTGCCACTGCGGCCCGAGCTAGTCCACAAACAGAAAATGCT GAGGCAGTGGTTAGCGGGGGTGGAGGGACATACCTGATCAGCGGGAATGCAGGTGGCACAGCAGTGAGCGTGGAAgaggctgctgctgctgcggccAACATCACGCATGCCACTAGAGTCTCCCAGGCCACC GTACAATGGTTATTGGAAAATTACGAAACAGCAGATGGGGTGTCTCTTCCAAGATCGACACTTTATAATCACTACTTACGTCATTGTTCAGACAACAAATTGGATCCTGTGAATGCAGCaagttttggaaaattaattcgCTCTGTATTTTTGGGACTACGTACTAGACGTTTGGGTACTCG GGGTAACTCCAAATACCATTACTATGGTATTCGCGTCAAACCAAGTTCACCATTGATAATGCTGAATGAAGATGGAACATCTCGTCAACAGCAATCGTCAAATGCTCAAGCCAAACGATTCAAATTTGTTAATCAAAAGCAAGAATCCGCATATGACGGCAATACTCACGCCAACACAAACATTGCTTCCAATACATCTCCTCCACAGTATCATCAATATTTAGGTGAAGCAAGTGGTGCTATTCCAGAATTTCCTGAAATTGATGTCTGTCACGGCTCAACTTTACCTGATGATTGTACATTAGAAGATATTGACACATTCCGCAGTATATATAGAGAACATTGCGAGGCTTTCTTAGATGCAGTTTTGACTTTTGAATTTGCCACAGTTGAGAGTTTGTGGCGAGAGTTTTGGCGCAGTCAAGATAACAATAATGGTGACGAATGTGAGGAAGAAAAGTACCTGTCCAA gACTAAACTGTATCAAATGTGTAAGTGCTCAGCAGTCCAGGATTTCATCAGAAGGGTTGATTATACATTTTACCAAAATCTTGTTGAAGTACTTATGCCAGATGTTCTGCGACCCATTCCCA GTTCTCTTACCCAGTCGATTAGAAACTTTGCTAAAGGTCTTGAATCTTGGTTGACTTCGGCTATGCATGATTGTCCTGAAGAGATGATGCAGATCAAG cTTACAGCTGTATCAGCATTTGCACAAACCTTGCGACGATACACATCGCTCAATCATTTAGCTCAAGCTGCCCGTGCTGTACTACAGAATTCTAGTCAAATTAATCAAATGCTGGCTGATTTGAATCGCGTTGACTTTCACAATGTTCAGGAACAG GCTTCATGGGTATGCCAGTGTGATTACGCAGTTGTACAACGATTGGAAGCTGATTTCAAAGTTACACTACAGCAACAAAATTCATTGGAGCAATGGGCAGTATGGCTGAAAGGCGTTGTTACGCAAGTACTTAAACCCTATGAAGGAAAGCCGACCTTCGCTAAAGCTGCTCGTCAATTTTTACTAAAATGGTCCTTCTATAG CTCAATGGTCATAAGAGATCTTACACTAAGAAGTGCTGCTAGTTTCGGTTCATTTCACCTGATTCGGCTTCTATACGATGAATACATGTTCTACTTGATTGAACACCAAGTAGCAGTTGCTACTGGCACAACACCTATAGCAGTAATGGGTGAT AAAAATCAAAGCTGTTCACTAATCAATGCATTTGCAGCAACATCGAATGGAG ATACATCGAGCACCATCCAATCAAAGCGCATAAAGTTAAGCTAA
- the LOC124181573 gene encoding DNA-binding protein RFX2 isoform X3 — protein MTKSLSQDTSLQKRGAGGGDSVAAERVEGVITMTTTGAQYALATSAGAGGGGDGTSGVGVDSKSGVVVVTTSSSSGSGSAAQTQSTRGQQLITVVTSPDPSSPNSLQVQPIQLLVQDSLETAADSSNGSSGTSAHVTAQVVVNTTHSGQHTLVDTDAASTGAGTIVSGSPHYITVTGTGDSPSYASLTTAVVSGDAEAVGSESVSHPTYVQYVEGDTSTYIPTNGQMTYPVYAVGEAGAMYTPASSQYYTPASTPVTYTQVTGQGSNATTGQLLSQGNGTYLIQQSVVDGDPTTHALISATAARASPQTENAQEICSQEAVVSGGGGTYLISGNAGGTAVSVEEAAAAAANITHATRVSQATVSHIDSPFVQWLLENYETADGVSLPRSTLYNHYLRHCSDNKLDPVNAASFGKLIRSVFLGLRTRRLGTRGNSKYHYYGIRVKPSSPLIMLNEDGTSRQQQSSNAQAKRFKFVNQKQESAYDGNTHANTNIASNTSPPQYHQYLGEASGAIPEFPEIDVCHGSTLPDDCTLEDIDTFRSIYREHCEAFLDAVLTFEFATVESLWREFWRSQDNNNGDECEEEKYLSKTKLYQMCKCSAVQDFIRRVDYTFYQNLVEVLMPDVLRPIPSSLTQSIRNFAKGLESWLTSAMHDCPEEMMQIKLTAVSAFAQTLRRYTSLNHLAQAARAVLQNSSQINQMLADLNRVDFHNVQEQASWVCQCDYAVVQRLEADFKVTLQQQNSLEQWAVWLKGVVTQVLKPYEGKPTFAKAARQFLLKWSFYSSMVIRDLTLRSAASFGSFHLIRLLYDEYMFYLIEHQVAVATGTTPIAVMGDKNQSCSLINAFAATSNGGVPITYVDVDMATLQVKQIHRAPSNQSA, from the exons ATACATCCCTTCAGAAGCGAGGAGCCGGAGGTGGTGATTCGGTGGCTGCGGAGAGAGTGGAGGGTGTAATCACCATGACTACGACAGGAGCCCAGTATGCTCTTGCTACGTCCGCTGGGGCTGGTGGTGGCGGGGACGGTACGAGCGGGGTGGGAGTAGATTCTAAGTCTGGTGTAGTCGTTGTAACCACCTCAAGCTCCAGTGGCAGTGGGAGCGCGGCTCAGACTCAATCGACTAGGGGTCAGCAACTCATCACTGTAGTCACAAGTCCAGATCCTTCTAGTCCTAACAGCCTCCAAGTGCAACCTATCCAG TTGTTGGTTCAGGACTCACTTGAAACAGCTGCAGATTCGTCAAACGGTTCATCAGGCACTTCAGCCCATGTTACTGCGCAAGTTGTAGTGAATACTACGCACTCTGGTCAGCACACTCTCGTTGATACAGACGCTGCTTCTACTGGAGCTGGGACAATTGTCAGTGGATCACCACATTACATAACTGTAACAG GCACCGGTGACTCACCATCCTACGCGTCCCTTACAACGGCTGTAG TGTCTGGAGACGCCGAGGCAGTGGGTTCCGAATCTGTATCACACCCAACATATGTCCAGTATGTCGAGGGGGATACTTCAACATATATACCGACCAATGGACAGAT GACATATCCGGTGTATGCTGTTGGTGAGGCAGGGGCCATGTACACTCCTGCTTCCAGCCAATATTATACACCAGCATCGACACCAGTTACGTATACGCAG GTTACAGGACAAGGGTCAAATGCCACGACCGGACAGCTTCTATCTCAAGGCAATGGTACATATTTGATACAACAGAGCGTCGTAGATGGTGATCCTACAACACATGCACTTATATCTGCCACTGCGGCCCGAGCTAGTCCACAAACAGAAAATGCT CAGGAAATTTGCTCTCAG GAGGCAGTGGTTAGCGGGGGTGGAGGGACATACCTGATCAGCGGGAATGCAGGTGGCACAGCAGTGAGCGTGGAAgaggctgctgctgctgcggccAACATCACGCATGCCACTAGAGTCTCCCAGGCCACCGTAAGCCATATCGACTCGCCATTT GTACAATGGTTATTGGAAAATTACGAAACAGCAGATGGGGTGTCTCTTCCAAGATCGACACTTTATAATCACTACTTACGTCATTGTTCAGACAACAAATTGGATCCTGTGAATGCAGCaagttttggaaaattaattcgCTCTGTATTTTTGGGACTACGTACTAGACGTTTGGGTACTCG GGGTAACTCCAAATACCATTACTATGGTATTCGCGTCAAACCAAGTTCACCATTGATAATGCTGAATGAAGATGGAACATCTCGTCAACAGCAATCGTCAAATGCTCAAGCCAAACGATTCAAATTTGTTAATCAAAAGCAAGAATCCGCATATGACGGCAATACTCACGCCAACACAAACATTGCTTCCAATACATCTCCTCCACAGTATCATCAATATTTAGGTGAAGCAAGTGGTGCTATTCCAGAATTTCCTGAAATTGATGTCTGTCACGGCTCAACTTTACCTGATGATTGTACATTAGAAGATATTGACACATTCCGCAGTATATATAGAGAACATTGCGAGGCTTTCTTAGATGCAGTTTTGACTTTTGAATTTGCCACAGTTGAGAGTTTGTGGCGAGAGTTTTGGCGCAGTCAAGATAACAATAATGGTGACGAATGTGAGGAAGAAAAGTACCTGTCCAA gACTAAACTGTATCAAATGTGTAAGTGCTCAGCAGTCCAGGATTTCATCAGAAGGGTTGATTATACATTTTACCAAAATCTTGTTGAAGTACTTATGCCAGATGTTCTGCGACCCATTCCCA GTTCTCTTACCCAGTCGATTAGAAACTTTGCTAAAGGTCTTGAATCTTGGTTGACTTCGGCTATGCATGATTGTCCTGAAGAGATGATGCAGATCAAG cTTACAGCTGTATCAGCATTTGCACAAACCTTGCGACGATACACATCGCTCAATCATTTAGCTCAAGCTGCCCGTGCTGTACTACAGAATTCTAGTCAAATTAATCAAATGCTGGCTGATTTGAATCGCGTTGACTTTCACAATGTTCAGGAACAG GCTTCATGGGTATGCCAGTGTGATTACGCAGTTGTACAACGATTGGAAGCTGATTTCAAAGTTACACTACAGCAACAAAATTCATTGGAGCAATGGGCAGTATGGCTGAAAGGCGTTGTTACGCAAGTACTTAAACCCTATGAAGGAAAGCCGACCTTCGCTAAAGCTGCTCGTCAATTTTTACTAAAATGGTCCTTCTATAG CTCAATGGTCATAAGAGATCTTACACTAAGAAGTGCTGCTAGTTTCGGTTCATTTCACCTGATTCGGCTTCTATACGATGAATACATGTTCTACTTGATTGAACACCAAGTAGCAGTTGCTACTGGCACAACACCTATAGCAGTAATGGGTGAT AAAAATCAAAGCTGTTCACTAATCAATGCATTTGCAGCAACATCGAATGGAG GTGTCCCTATTACGTATGTAGACGTGGACATGGCAACGCTGCAGGTCAAACag ATACATCGAGCACCATCCAATCAAAGCGCATAA